A stretch of DNA from Cupriavidus taiwanensis:
GCCGCCCGACGACGGCGGCGGCATGCCGCACACCTCGAACTGCCGGTAGGTGGTGCATACCGGCGTGCGCTTCTTGGCCTGGTAGTTGGCCAGGTCGTCCAGCGTGGTCACGCCCGGCGTGGTGTTGCCGTCGTAGGTGGTCTGGATCTTGGCGACGATGGCCTGCGCGATCGGGCCGTTCTTGTAGAAGGCGTCGGCGCCGTCCGCGGCGACGGCAGTAAACACCGCCGCCAGCGCCGGATTGCGCAGCATGGTGTTGACCGCGCGCGGGGTGCCGTCGGGATTCAGGAAGTAGGCGGCCATCTCCGGATCGCGCTTGATATTGGCCACGGTGGCGCTGTCCGAAATCGCGGCAGCCATGCGCGGCGGAATCGCGAAGCCATCGGTGGCCAGCTTGATTGCCGGCGCGAACAGTTCCTTCCATGCGGTCTTGCCATAGTCGCGATGGGCCAGCTCGAGCACGCGCAGCGTGCCGGGCGTGCCGATGGAGCGGCCGCTGCGAATCGCGGTGGGCAGCGGCGTGGTCGGGTCGGCCGCCGACTTCCAGCGCAGGTAGTTTTCATCGGCGGCGGCGGGCGCGGTTTCGCGGCCGTCGTAGGCGCTGACCTGCCGGCTCGCCGCGTCGTAATGGAGGATGAAGGTGCCGCCGCCGATGCCGGACGATTGCGGCTCGACCAGGTTCAGCACCATCTGCGCCGCCACCGCGGCGTCGATGGCGGTGCCGCCGGCCTTCAGCACGTCGCACGCCGCCTTGGTCGAGACCGGGTTGTTGGTGACCGCCATATAGGTCTTGCTGTAGACCGTGACCTTGGGCGCATAGCCGGTCGCCTGCTCCGGCGCGTTGGGGTCGCCCGGCAGCACCACGGCCTGGCCGCCGGTGCTGCCGTCCAGCTCGCAGCCGGCGGTAGGCGTGACCGTCGGCGGGGGCGGAGGCGGGGAATCGTCACCGCCGCCGCAGGCGCCCAGGGTCAGCGCCAGCGCCGCCAGCGCCAGCTTGCCGCGGCGCGGGTGCCAGTGGGGGATGGCGCGCCGGCGCGGCTGCGGCTCGGCGGGAGATGCTTGGGGGTCGGCAGCGTACGGCATGGTTTCTCCTTCCTTTTGTGTGGATCCGGGAAATGCCAGGGGCGGGTCGCCAGGGGTGACAGCGGCCATCTTTCACCCTAGTGCCGCGGCGCGCCGGCCTTAATCATTGAATGTACGGATTTACATGCATTCGAATCCGGGTTTAAGCGCTTGCTTAATCGGCGCCGGCCTGTGCGCCCGCACCTTCGCGCTTGCCAATCGCGCCACGGTGGCGCAAGCCGGTTCCGGCAATGTGCGCCATGCACCGGGATCGGACGCGCTGGCCGGCACGCACCGTCGCAGTGCGCCGTTGCGCTGCACGGCGATGGTGCGGACGTGCCCGGACGGCGCTGTCCGGCCCCGCGCGCCGCCTGTGGCCGCGGCGCGCGCGCGAAACCGCCGTGGCACGCTAGTTGCAGATGCATCACCCCGGGGAGCGTAGTCCCTGACCAACACCATAAACGGGAGCTGCAAATGCAACGACGTGACATGCTGAAGCTGTCGGCGCTAGCCGCCGCGGCGATGATCGGTACCAGCCCGCTGGCGCTGGCGCAGTCCAAGGAGCCGATCAAGGTCGGCATCCTGCATTCGCTGTCCGGCACCATGGCGATCTCGGAAACGTCGCTGAAGGACGTGGCCCTGATGACCATCGACGAGATCAACAAGAGCGGCGGCGTGCTCGGGCGCAAGCTCGAGCCGGTGGTGGTGGACCCGGCCTCCAACTGGCCGCTGTTTGCCGAGAAGGCACGCCAGCTGGTCAGCAAGGACAAGGTCGCGGTGACCTTCGGCTGCTGGACCTCGGTGTCGCGCAAGTCGGTGCTGCCGGTCTACGAAGAGCTCAACTCGCTGCTGTTCTACCCGGTGCAGTATGAAGGCGAGGAGATGTCGAAGAACGTCTTCTACACCGGCGCGGCGCCCAACCAGCAGGCCATCCCGGCGGTGGAGTACCTGATGAGCAAGGAGGGCGGCGGCGCCAGGCGCTTCTTCCTGCTCGGCACCGACTATGTCTACCCGCGCACCACCAACAAGATCCTGCGCGCCTTCCTGAAGAGCAAGGGCGTGGCCGACAAGGACATCGAAGAGGTCTACACCCCGTTCGGCCACAGCGACTACCAGACCATCGTCGCCAATATCAAGAAGTTCTCGCAGGGCGGCAAGACCGCGGTGATCTCGACCATCAACGGCGATTCCAACGTGCCGTTCTACAAGGAGCTGGGCAACGCCGGGCTCAAGGCCAAGGACGTGCCGGTGGTGGCGTTCTCGGTCGGCGAAGAAGAGCTGCGCGGCATCGACACCAAGCCGCTGGTGGGCCACCTGGCCGCGTGGAACTACTTCATGTCGGTCAAGAACCCCGAGAACGACGCCTTCCGCAAGCAGTGGGCGGCCTGGGTCAAGGCCAACAACCTGCCCGGCGGCGGCAAGCGCGTGACCAACGACCCGATGGAAGCCACCTACGTCGGCATCCACATGTGGGCGCAGGCGGTGAAGAAGGCCGGCAGCACGGATACCAACAAGGTGCGCGCGGCCATGTATGGCCAGACCTTCAAGGCGCCGGCCGGCTTCACGCTGACCATGGGCGAGAACCACCACCTGTACAAGCCGGTGATGATCGGCGAGGTCAAGGCCGACGGCCAGTTCTCGGTGGTGTGGAAGACGCCGAAGGCGGTGCGCGCGCAGCCGTGGAGCCCGTTCATCGCGGGCAATGAAGGGAAGCCGGACAAGGTGATGTAAGCCTCGTTTGCCTGCCACCACGCGGCGCCCCTCTCCCGCTGGCGGGAGAGGGGAGCAAACCGTTAGCTCGCTTCATTGCTGCCAATCGCAAGCTCCTATGCGCTATCCACTATCCGTTCGAGCCATGCCCTGGCTGCGCGCCCTGCTGGCAGCGCTGCTGCTGGCCTCAGCGCCCTGGGCCACGGCACTGACGCAGGCCGACCTGAAGCCGCTGGCCGGGGACGACTTCGACGCCAGGACCGCCGCGCTGTCTGCTTTGGCCAAGGCCGCGCCCGCCGAAGCGGGCCCGATCCTGAAGGCGCTGCAGGATGACGCCCTGCAATACGCAGCGTCGGTCGGCATGGTGCGCCAGGACGGCGACAAGGTGGTCGATGCCATCACCGGCAAGCCGGTCACGGTCAAGCCGGACGAACTCGAATCCCTGACCCTGAACAACAGCCTGCGCGCGCTGGTCGACAGCGCCGCCAGCAGCCTGCTGCTGCAGTCGCCCGACATCGCGGTGCGTGCGCAGGCCATCGGCACCTTGCGCGACCAGCCGGAAAGCGCGTCGCTGGCGGCGGTGGAGGCCGCGCGCAAGACCGAGGCGGATGCCGGCCTGCGCGCCAGCCTGGACGTGATCTGGGCCAACCTGGTGCTGGCGGAGCCCGCGGATGCCGCGGATGCCGCCGCGCGCGAGGCGCGGCTCGACGCCATCCGCATCCTGGCACGGGACAGCAACCCGCAGAGCCGCCAGAAACTGGCGCCGCTGGTCGAGCGCGACAGCGCCGGCCGCTACCGTGAGCCCGATGGCAGCGTGCGCCTGGCCGCGCAGCAGGCGCTGGACACGCTGCAGGGCGAGCAGCGCCGCGCCGAAGTGATCGGCAACCTGTTCGCCGG
This window harbors:
- a CDS encoding gamma-glutamyltransferase family protein codes for the protein MPYAADPQASPAEPQPRRRAIPHWHPRRGKLALAALALTLGACGGGDDSPPPPPPTVTPTAGCELDGSTGGQAVVLPGDPNAPEQATGYAPKVTVYSKTYMAVTNNPVSTKAACDVLKAGGTAIDAAVAAQMVLNLVEPQSSGIGGGTFILHYDAASRQVSAYDGRETAPAAADENYLRWKSAADPTTPLPTAIRSGRSIGTPGTLRVLELAHRDYGKTAWKELFAPAIKLATDGFAIPPRMAAAISDSATVANIKRDPEMAAYFLNPDGTPRAVNTMLRNPALAAVFTAVAADGADAFYKNGPIAQAIVAKIQTTYDGNTTPGVTTLDDLANYQAKKRTPVCTTYRQFEVCGMPPPSSGGIAVAQILGIVENFDMAAQKPTLVDQNGGRPSVLGVHLMGEAGHLAYADRNKYVADTDFIPLPGGTWDTMLNKPYLSQRASLISTIGSMVTPVAAGNLGDVPLAPSMVEERGTTHLSLHDKYGNVVAMTTTIESGLGSYHMTNGFLLNNELTDFNADPAPGGVLVANRLQPGKRPRSSMAPTLVFRRNGDGSRGDFYMTTGSPGGATIIQYVAKTLVASLDWGMDAQQAVSMIDFGGSNGAGSAMIVGGEHPNVDTSTPAGGLPGDNDPLVRGLRNLGHTVNVAAQSSGLSAIIRTTIGGSAVLVGGADPRREGVVLGDTFKP
- the urtA gene encoding urea ABC transporter substrate-binding protein; translated protein: MQRRDMLKLSALAAAAMIGTSPLALAQSKEPIKVGILHSLSGTMAISETSLKDVALMTIDEINKSGGVLGRKLEPVVVDPASNWPLFAEKARQLVSKDKVAVTFGCWTSVSRKSVLPVYEELNSLLFYPVQYEGEEMSKNVFYTGAAPNQQAIPAVEYLMSKEGGGARRFFLLGTDYVYPRTTNKILRAFLKSKGVADKDIEEVYTPFGHSDYQTIVANIKKFSQGGKTAVISTINGDSNVPFYKELGNAGLKAKDVPVVAFSVGEEELRGIDTKPLVGHLAAWNYFMSVKNPENDAFRKQWAAWVKANNLPGGGKRVTNDPMEATYVGIHMWAQAVKKAGSTDTNKVRAAMYGQTFKAPAGFTLTMGENHHLYKPVMIGEVKADGQFSVVWKTPKAVRAQPWSPFIAGNEGKPDKVM